A single window of Bos javanicus breed banteng chromosome 19, ARS-OSU_banteng_1.0, whole genome shotgun sequence DNA harbors:
- the FZD2 gene encoding frizzled-2, with protein sequence MRPRSALPRLLLPLLLLPAAGPAQFHGEKGISIPDHGFCQPISIPLCTDIAYNQTIMPNLLGHTNQEDAGLEVHQFYPLVKVQCSPELRFFLCSMYAPVCTVLEQAIPPCRSICERARQGCEALMNKFGFQWPERLRCEHFPRHGAEQICVGQNHSEDGAPALLTTAPPPGLQPGAGGTPGGPGGGGSPPRYATLEHPFHCPRVLKVPSYLSYKFLGERDCAAPCEPARPDGSMFFSQEETRFARLWILTWSVLCCASTFFTVTTYLVDMQRFRYPERPIIFLSGCYTMVSVAYIAGFVLQERVVCNERFSEDGYRTVVQGTKKEGCTILFMMLYFFSMASSIWWVILSLTWFLAAGMKWGHEAIEANSQYFHLAAWAVPAVKTITILAMGQIDGDLLSGVCFVGLNSLDPLRGFVLAPLFVYLFIGTSFLLAGFVSLFRIRTIMKHDGTKTEKLERLMVRIGVFSVLYTVPATIVIACYFYEQAFREHWERSWVSQHCKSLAIPCPAHYTPRMSPDFTVYMIKYLMTLIVGITSGFWIWSGKTLHSWRKFYTRLTNSRHGETTV encoded by the coding sequence ATGCGGCCCCGCAGCGCCCTGCCCCGCctgttgctgccgctgctgctactgcCCGCCGCCGGGCCGGCCCAATTCCACGGAGAGAAGGGCATATCCATCCCGGACCACGGCTTCTGCCAGCCCATCTCCATCCCGTTGTGCACGGACATCGCCTACAACCAGACCATCATGCCCAACCTTCTGGGCCACACGAACCAAGAGGACGCCGGACTGGAGGTGCACCAGTTCTACCCGTTGGTAAAGGTGCAGTGCTCGCCCGAACTGCGCTTCTTCCTGTGCTCGATGTACGCACCCGTGTGCACCGTGCTGGAGCAGGCCATCCCGCCGTGCCGCTCCATCTGCGAGCGCGCGCGCCAGGGCTGCGAGGCGCTCATGAACAAGTTCGGTTTCCAGTGGCCGGAGCGCCTGCGCTGCGAGCACTTCCCTCGCCACGGCGCGGAGCAGATCTGCGTGGGCCAGAACCACTCGGAGGACGGCGCGCCAGCGCTTCTTACCACCGCGCCGCCGCCCGGCCTGCAGCCGGGTGCGGGGGGCACCCCGGGCGGCCCGGGTGGCGGCGGCTCGCCCCCGCGCTATGCCACGCTGGAGCACCCGTTCCACTGTCCGCGCGTCCTCAAGGTGCCGTCCTATCTCAGCTACAAGTTCCTGGGCGAGCGCGACTGCGCGGCTCCCTGCGAGCCGGCGCGGCCGGATGGCTCCATGTTCTTCTCACAGGAGGAGACGCGCTTTGCGCGCCTCTGGATCCTCACCTGGTCTGTGCTGTGCTGCGCCTCCACCTTCTTCACCGTCACCACGTACCTGGTGGACATGCAGCGCTTCCGCTACCCCGAGCGGCCCATCATCTTTCTGTCCGGCTGCTACACTATGGTGTCGGTGGCCTACATCGCGGGCTTCGTGCTCCAGGAGCGCGTGGTGTGTAACGAGCGCTTCTCCGAGGACGGCTACCGCACGGTGGTGCAGGGCACCAAGAAGGAGGGCTGCACCATCCTCTTCATGATGCTCTACTTCTTCAGCATGGCCAGTTCCATCTGGTGGGTCATCTTGTCGCTCACCTGGTTCCTGGCGGCCGGCATGAAGTGGGGCCACGAGGCCATCGAGGCCAACTCGCAGTACTTTCACCTGGCCGCGTGGGCCGTGCCCGCCGTCAAGACTATCACGATCCTGGCTATGGGCCAGATCGACGGCGACCTGCTGAGCGGCGTGTGCTTCGTGGGCCTCAATAGCCTGGACCCGTTGCGGGGCTTCGTGCTGGCGCCGCTCTTCGTGTACCTGTTCATAGGCACGTCCTTCCTCCTGGCCGGCTTCGTGTCCCTCTTCCGCATCCGTACCATCATGAAACACGACGGTACTAAGACGGAGAAGCTGGAGCGGCTGATGGTGCGCATCGGCGTCTTCTCGGTGCTCTACACGGTGCCCGCCACCATCGTCATCGCCTGCTACTTCTACGAGCAGGCCTTCCGAGAGCACTGGGAGCGCTCGTGGGTGAGCCAGCACTGCAAGAGCCTGGCCATCCCGTGCCCGGCGCACTACACGCCGCGCATGTCTCCCGACTTCACCGTCTACATGATCAAATACCTCATGACGCTCATCGTGGGCATCACGTCGGGCTTCTGGATCTGGTCCGGCAAGACGCTGCACTCGTGGAGGAAGTTCTACACCCGTCTCACCAACAGCCGGCACGGCGAGACCACCGTGTGA